TGGCAAAAAAAACTCAATTAAACGCTGATTCAGTTCAAATTGAAGAGAATGGAAATCGTATTCTATTTAAAAAGAACATTAAGATGACAATCAGATAACTCAAGAAACATGACATCCATCTTAAAGATCTTAAAGCAAAAAATTCTCGGCTCCATTCGCACAATTTCTATTCTATCTTTATGTTTTCTAGAGACTATGGTTTGTCCAGTATCAGCAAATGCGAAAAATTATACTAATCTTTTTGAGAGTCATGAAGATCCTATTCAAATAGAATCAAATGAACTAGAATTCATAGATCAAGATAATAAGGCAATATTCAGGGGTAACGTTAAAATAAAACAAGGTTCCAATCAAATGTCTACAGGTGAGATGATTGTTATTTATCTACCCAATTCAAAAGAAAGACAAGCTGATATAGAGCGATTAGAATTTAGCAATGGCTTCATATTGAATTCGGATAGGAACATAGTTTCCGGAGAAAGCGGTAAATACTGGTTTAATTCAAAAGATTTATTTTTAGAAGGGAATGTTATTCTGAGTCAGGGAAAGAATGTTGCTAAGGGATGTAAACTAATAGCAAATCTTAATAAAAAAATTGGAAAACTCGATAACTGTGGAAGCCGTGTGACAGTTTCCTTGCATCCCCCCCCCCAAAAAACGAAGTTCAATCAATGATTCAATCGAAAATAAGAAATCAAAAGGTAAAACAACATCCTCGAGGTGTATTAATTGCAAATAATTTGATAAAAGCGTATAAGAAGCGTACTGTTGTCAATGGTGTCAGTTTAAGCGTTAAATGCGGTGAGTCCGTTGGATTACTAGGTCCCAACGGAGCGGGTAAGACGACCTGTTTTTACATGATGATAGGCTTGGTCTCCCCTGATTCAGGTTCGATCATGCTTGATGGATATAATTTAACATTCCTTCCCATGTATCAGAGAGCTCGTTTGGGAATCGGCTTTTTGCCTCAAGAAGCCTCTATATTTCGTGGATTATCTGTTGAAGACAACATAAAGGCTGTTTTAGAAGTTGTAGAAAAAAAAACGGAGAGAAGAAGAGAGCAACTGGATTCGTTACTGAACGAATTCAAAATAGATCATCTTAGAAAGTTACCAAGCATTGCTTTATCGGGGGGAGAAAGGAGACGATTGGAAATTGCTCGGGCACTTGCTTCTCGTCCTGCATTCATATTGCTGGATGAACCTTTTGCTGGTATTGATCCTATTGCTATCAGAGATATTCAAGACTTGGTTCGTTATTTAACAGGCCGCGGTATAGGCGTTCTCATCACGGACCACAATGTTCGTGAAACTCTAGGATTGACAGACCAAGTTTACATCATTACATCAGGTCAAGTCTTGACTTACGGAAAGCCACAGGATGTTGTCAACAATGCTGATGTTAGACGTCTTTATCTCGGTGATCAATTTCTTCTTTAATAGACCTAGCTCTAACCGAAAGACTTTGACTTCTATGTTTTTCTAAAAGGATTCCGTAATTTCAGAAGATAAAGATCCGATAACCGATAAATTCATATTAGATATGTGACATGGCCCATTTTTCGTCCTTTACGAGATTCTGTTTTCCCATACAGTGTCACAAAACTATTAGGCTTCTCAAAATAATTGGCAACATCTTTTCCTTCATCACCGATGAGGTTAACCATTTCGCAATCGTGGTGTCGTCTTCCATCGCCTAAAGCCAAGCCTACAATAGCCCGTATATGTTGATCAAATTGTGAAACATTACAAGCCTCACGCGTCCAGTGACCTGAATTGTGAACTCTAGGAGAAAATTCATTAACCATAATGTTGTCTTCAATTGCAAAAAATTCAATACCTATAGTTCCCACATAGTTGAGAGATCTTAATATATTATTAGCTAACTCCTGAGCGTTATTTTTAGAGATATGATGAATATTACCTGGAACAACCGAACGACGTAAAATTCCATTTTCGTGATAATTGATCGCTGGATCAAAAAAGACAACATCTCCTGCATAGCTTCTTGTTGCAATTAATGAAAATTCTAGATCAAAATTAATCAGCTTTTCAAAGATATAAGGCCCTCTTCCGATATCAGATAATGAGGATTGGGCTTCATCAGTACTAATGTGATTCAAAACAATCTTTTGCCCTTTCCCATCATAACCCAATCGTCGAGTTTTCAAAATACCATCACCACAATCAGCCAGTGCAGCCATCAAATCATCTACACTTGAAATAGCATGATAAGCTGCAACTAAAGCACCCTTCTCTTCAAGAAACTGCTTCTCTAACAACCGATCTTGAGCTTTTTCCAAAGCTACTGACGGAGGAAAAAGTGGTACAAGACGTTCCAAAAATTGAGCGGATTCCAATGATAGATTTTCAAATTCGTATGTTACAACATCACATTTTTTAGCCAGTTCTGAGAGTGCTGTAATATCATCATAAGCAGCTTGAATGTTTTGATTAGAAAGCTGAAAGGCTGGCGAATCAGCCTTTGGTTCAAGGATAAGTGTACGAAAACCCATTTTTGCAGCACTTTCTGCTAACATTCTTCCTAATTGGCCACCACCAATAATACCGATTGTGCTGTTAGGTCTAAGAGGAAATAACATGAAATCATCCATCTATGGGTAGATAAGCAATACTATCAGTCTGATCTTGACGCCATTGCTTTAATCGATTGGCAAGAAAAACATCGCTTAACGCTAAAATCGATGCAGCAAAAAGCCCTGCATTTTCAGCACCCGCTTTACCGATTGCCAAAGTACCAACTGGTATACCTGATGGCATCTGTACAATAGAATGAAGACTATCGATCCCACTCAATGTTGAAGAAACTAGAGGTACTCCGAGAACAGGAAGCACAGTCATAGATGCAATCATACCAGGCAAATGAGCAGAACCTCCTGCCCCTGCAATAATCACCTTATAGCCGGATGTTTCAGCACTTTTTGCAAAAGCAACCATCCGATCCGGAGTACGATGTGCTGAAATAATATGTTCTGAAAAAGAAACATCAAGTTCATCTAAAATGCTGACTGAACAGCGCATAATATCCCAATCAGATTGACTACCCATTAATACTGCAACGTCTTTTTTCATTTTTTCATCTATAAAGCTCTTCCGAGATCATCTGTCTAGATTTTGATCTCGACTAGATTCTAACCAATATAAATAAGAATCAAACATTAATTTTGAGTCCTATCAGAATTAGGAGCCCCTTATTCACATATTCACATATATTTTCTATCTAGTGTAGATTATCATCTCTTTGGCAACACAACCTTAATCCGTTTAAAAATAAAATTTCAATCCAATCAAAAATAGAAAAATTCTCTTTTTGATTATCATTATTAGCCTTTAAAAGGGTCTTCTAGAATCTTTGAAGCGCTTCCAAACCGTGTTTCTATATACTGATGGACTAGTATTTGGAATTCTTCTGCAATGAAATTACCATGCAGAATCAGCTTTTTTTTCCCATCAATAAAAACAGGAGCTTTGGGATTTTCACCTCTCCCTGGCAATGAAATGCCTATATCTGCGTGTTGACTTTCACCTGGCCCGTTTACAATGCATCCCATAACAGCAACCTTTAGGTTAGCAACACCAGGATATTGTTTTTTCCAAACAGGCATTGACTCTCGCAGTCTATTTTGAATGCTTGTTGCCAATGTTTGAAAAAATGTTGAGGTTGTTCTCCCACACCCAGGACAGGCGGCAACAATAGGAAAAAATGTCTGAAACCCCATAACCTGAAGAAGTTCTTGTGCCACTTTTACTTCACAGGTGCGATCGTCGCCCAGCTGAGGAGTCAATGAAATACGAATGGTATCGCCGATTCCTTGTTGTAAGAGGATGCTTAAAGCGGCTGCAGAGGCTACGATACCCTTAGAACCCATGCCTGCTTCTGTTAACCCGAGATGTAAGGCATAGTCCACCCTTCGTGATAGCTCTGTATAAACAGCGATTAATTCTTGAACTTCGCTCACCTTTGCTGATAATATTATTTTTTCGTGTCTCAAACCAATCCGTTCAGCATCTTGTGCAGATAAAATTGCTGACTGTATAATGGCCTCACGCATTACAGAATGTGCTGGTTTCGGTTTCTTCTCTAACGCATTTTTATCCATCAAGCGTGTCAGCAAAACCTGATCTAGAGACCCCCAGTTTACACCAATGCGTACTGGTTTATTGTATCGAAGAGCTGTTTTGATAATCGCCTCGAACTGCTTATCTTTCTTTTCTTTAAACCCCACATTACCAGGATTGATCCTATATTTGGCTAAAACCTCAGCACAGGCAGGATGCTTTGCTAATAGCTGATGGCCTATATAATGGAAATCACCAACGATTGGTACATCTATACCGAGACGATCGAGTTTTTCCTTAATTCGTGGAACGGCAGCAGCCGACTCGTTTCGGTCAACCGTAATTCTAACAATTTCGGATCCTGCACGATGAAGTTCCGCAATTTGCGCAACGGTAGAATCGACATCTGCAGTATCTGTATTGGTCATCGACTGAACAATAATGGGGGATTGACCCCCAACTTTAATCCCACCTACATCAACGCAAACTGTTTTTCTACGGTCAAGAGGAGCGCTCAAAGGAGCCCAATCAACGAATGAATTACACTTTCTATCCACTATTTATCCTATTGAATCTTAAATGAGTTAGATATCAACAACCAAAAATTATTGAACAATATTTTATCATAAAACAATAAAAATATCGATAAAATTAGTGATGACATCATCCATCGATGATGTCATTCTATACTTCAATGTACGGAAAGTAGGGGTTGTTTTTGTTCCTTTCATTCGCTACGATCGAAATCCATTCAATCTCATTATCTTATAGAATTGGTTGAGTGAGTTGATGGGTTCAAGGAGTCAAACATGCCTAAAATGAAGACTAAGGCAAGTGTGAAAAAGCGCTTCAAGCTCACCGCCACTGGAAAAGTAAAAGTAGCAGCTGCTGGGAAGCGTCATATGATGATCAAACGTTCAAAAAGGTTTTTACGCAATGCTAGGGGTATGATGATACTTAGTGATTCAGATTCTCGCATAGTTAAGAAATTCATCCATTAGGATCCTCCAAAATCTTAAATTTAATCACTCAATTTCAGGAATGAAGTTATGGCACGTGTAAAACGTGGGGTTAATGCCCATGCAAGACACAAAAAAGTTCTGAAAAAAGCTAAAGGATACTATGGCGCCCGTCGAACTCAGATTCGCTCGGCCAAACAGGCTGTTGAAAAGGCACAACAGTACTCCTATCGTGACCGTAAAGCACGTAAGCGGAGTTTCCGTACCCTTTGGACGCAGCGTATTAATGCTGCAGTACGTCAACACAGTCTGACCTATTCTCGATTTGTTGATGGTTTGATAAAGTCAGGGATAAGGATTGACCGTAAGAATCTTTCTGATATGGCAATCAATCAACCTGAATCCTTTGCTGTCATCGTGACTCATGCCAAAAAATCATTGCAGTCCCTTGCCAGGATCGGGACTGTCATTAGCCGAGAGTAATAAGGACGATTCGTTTGTCTTTAAAATTTTCGATTGATGAGTTGAAGAAGCTGGAATTAGAAACAATAGCCAGTATTACTGCTGCTGAGGATGAGCATACACTTGAATCTATCAGGGTCGCTACTTTAGGAAGAAAAGGATCTGTCTCTCATCTGATGAAAATTCTGGGGCAGATCACGATGAAAGAACGCCAGGTTATAGGGCCAGCCTTAAACCGATTGAAATCTTGTATATCTCATGCTATCTTGGACCGAAAAGAAACGTTGAAACGGTCATCCATCAAAGTTCGATTGCCAAGAGAAGTTGTTGACGTTACTTTGCCTGTTCGCCCTGATCCCTTTGATAGGGGCCATCTCCATCCTGTGACTCAGGTCACAGATGAGATTATTTCGATCTTTTCTGATATGGATTTTGCTGTTCTCGAAGGTCCAGAAATCGAAACGGATTATTATAATTTCACGGCTCTCAATTTTCCTCACGACCATCCAGCACGTGAAATGCATGATACGTTTTTCTTCAGTGAGGATGAGAATGGTGAACGAAAATTGCTCCGTACACATACATCACCAATGTTGATAAGGGCAATGGAAACAAAAAAGATTCCGATCCGTGTTGTTATACCTGGGAAAACTTATCGTCAAGATTTAGATACAACTCATTCTCCAATGTTTCATCAACTAGAAGGCTTGGTCATTGAAAAAAACACTAATATCGCTCACCTGAAATGGGTTTTACAGGAGTTTTGTAGATCGTTTTTTGATGGTTCCGAGTTGAACATGCGCTTTCGTCCCTCTTTCTTTCCCTTTACTGAACCCAGCCTTGAGGTGGATATTCAGTGTGATCATTCTGATTCGGAAGTAAAGGTTGGAGAAGGAGGTGACTGGATGGAAATTATCGGCTGTGGTATGGTTCATCCGAACGTTTTATGTTCTGGCGGGCTTGATCCTGATATTTATCAAGGATTTGCCTGGGGTCTCGGCATCGATCGTATTACAATGTTAAAATACGGTATGCCCGATCTTCGTTCTTTTTTTGAAGGTGATCAGCGTTGGATCAACCATTATGGATTTAAGCCACTTCATATTCCTATTCTCTAAAGAATGAAATCCTAGAAACAAGACAATGAGTAGCCATCATGGATAATCTTCTTTTTGCTCAAGATCCTTAGAACGATTTGAAATGGAATAAAATATGAAGTTCACTCTCTTCTGGCTTAAAGATCATTTAGCAACAAAGGCAACACTTGATGAAATAGCTGAGATGCTGACAATGATTGGTCTTCAAGTCAGCAATGTTGATGATCGTGCAGCTCTTTTACCTTTCACTATCTCTCGCGTACTTACTGTTACGCCGCATCCTTGTGCTAACAATTTGAAAATTCTATCAATTGATCTAGGAAAAGGTGAGCCACTAGAGGTTGTTTCTAGTGCTCCCAATGTCCACTCTGGACTAATAGGCGTTTTCGCATCACCAGGTACCCATGTTCCCAGTATGAATTTAACATCAAAGGTCAGCAATATTAGCGGAGTAATTTCGCACGGTATGATGTGTTCCAAGAAAGATTTAGGACTCTCCCACGAGGATGATCTTCTGATTGATCTTCCTAAAGATGCCCCGGTTGGCATGGCATTTTCTGATTATGAAGGTCTAAATGATCCTGTCATCGAAATTGATATCACACCTAACCGACCCGATGCCCTCAGTGTTTTAGGCATTGCAAGAGATCTTGCAGCAGCAGGGTTAGGGACCTTGAATTCATCAACAATGATTCCCGTTCAAGGGACATATGATTGTCCTTTTGAAGTGGATCTCAGTGAATCAGGAGCTTCTGAATTTTGCTTGGCCTTTGGCTTGATTTTTGTACGCAATGTGCAAAATAAGCCATCTCCAAAATGGATGCAACAACGGTTGAAAGCGATAGGCTTCTCTCCGATTTCTGCATTGGTAGATATTACCAATTATATCACATTGGATCGAGGGAGACCATTGCATCTTTTTGATGCAGACAAGATAAATGGAAACCTTGTCATACGCCGAGCCACTGGTCATGAAGACTTTTGCGCAATAGATGGTAAAATTTACAAACCTTCATCAGATCATTTTTTCATTACCGATGATAAAAGACCTCAGTCTTTGGCAGGTATCATCGGTGGAAAAAAATCTAGTTGTACAGATCAGACAACCAATGTGCTTATTGAATCAGCATTATGGAATCCCAATATGGTAGCCCGCACTGGACGTGATCTTAATATTATCACGGAGGCTCGCTACCGATTTGAACGAGGTGTTGATCCTCAATTCATGAGAGATGGTCTTAACCTTTGTACAAAATTTGTTATGGAACTGTGTGGTGGAGAAGCTTCAAATGCCTTCTATGCTGGTTCTATACCTGATTCCCAAAAGATTATAGAGTTCCCGTTGAGCGAAACTCAACGTCTGACAGCTCTTGAAATTTCTAAAAATACTTCTGCTACTATCTTACGTAAACTAGGGTTTGGTGTCCATGAAAAAGGAGAAATGCTGACAGTTACGGTTCCATGTCATCGTCCTGATATCAAGAATAAGGCCGATCTTGTTGAAGAAATTATGCGTATATATGGTGTTGACAAGATAAAGCCTGCCCCACTTCCACTTACCCGTTCATTTCGGTTAGGAAAACGTGTTTTGACAGCCAGTCAGAGAAAAATGCGTAACACGCGACAAATCCTAGCTTCACGCGGAATGAATGAGACCATTTGTTACTCGTTTATACCCCAATCGCATGCACAGGCATTCGGTGGTGGTAACCCAAAGCTAGCTTTATCGAATCCGTTTTCTGCTAACATGTCTGATATGCGTCCTAGTCTTTTACCTGGCCTTCTATCCGCCACTCGTCGCAATGTTGAACGGGGGATTTCTGATATTGCTATTTTTGAGGTAAGCCATGTTTATCATGATGTAATCTCAGAAAATCAAACTCTATCTGCTGCTGGTGTCCGTCGGGGAACAGCGAGACTGGAATCAAGTGGACGCCATTGGTCTTCTGTCAGTACTCAAGTCAGTGTATTTGACGCAAAAGAAGATTTATTTTCTGTATTGATGGCTTGTGGCATAGATTCAAGAGAAATACATATTCAGTCATGTGGTCCTGATTGGTTTCATCCAGGTCGGAGCGGAATAATAAAGCTCTATCCGAATACAAGTATAGGTGCTTTCGGGGAATTCCATCCTATAGTGGTAGAGTTATTGAATCTATCTGATCGTCTTTGTGGATTTGAGATCAATCTTGATGCTATCCCTCAAACCAAATGCCAAGAAATTCGTAGAAAAGAGGCTTTGAATCTATCCAATTTACAAGTTGTGAAACGTGATCTTGCTTTCATAGTAGATAAGCGAGTCAAAAGTTCGATTATTGTACATGCAGCCAGAGAAGCCAATAAACAATTCGTTAGCTATGTGAATGTCTTTGATGTTTTTGAAGGGGCACCTCTTCAAACCAATAAAAAGTCTATCGCCATTGAAGTAACACTACAACCGATCAATAAAAGTTTTACAGATGAAGAAATAGAAAGTATCATAAAAAGTGTTATAAGTAATGTATCAATATCAACTGGTGGAGAATTACGAGTATAATATTTCAGTCCGATGAATGTTAACAGGTCTCTTGAAATAGAAAGAATAGAGAAAGAGCGAAACTCTACCAAGCTCATTCGAACCTCGCTTTAAGATCTGCTTTCATAGATGCATGTGCATCTATATAAGCTTCCTGTCGTTCAAAGCTCCAATATCTTAATTCATTGAGTGGGATGAGTTCTCCTGAGATCGCACAGATAACGTAACTTCCAGGCACTAACACACGAAAGTCAGATTCAAGATATTGAATTTGAGCCTCGGTTCCACTGTCCCTCTGCATTCGTTTTAACATCAATTAAACTCCAATACTGTGAATTAAGTTAGCATATGCCGAATAATTTCTCAAAATCGGTCAGTTTCAATTCAACATAGGTAGGACGGCCATGACTACATTGGCCTGAACGGGGTGTAGACTCCATATCACGTAATAATTGATTCATTTCTTCGAGAAAAAGTCGTCTTCCAGAGCGAATCGAAGCATGGCAGGCCATGGTTGATGCAACTTGATGGATCTTATTGGACATCAGTGTACTGATATTCCATTCATAAATTTCATCAACAAGATCTTTTATCAGTGCTGTTGAATCAATGGTTCCTAGAATGGCAGGGGTTTCATGAATAGCAATGGCTCGAGGACCAACTGGTTTGATAGAAAGTCCAAAGGGAGAGAGGGAGTCGGTGTGAGCCAATAACCGACTCATATCTTCTTCTGGAATTTCCACAATCTCAGGAATAAGCAGCATCTGCACCGCAACCCCATTAATGGCAATTTGCTGTTTTAATTTTTCATAAACTAAGCGTTCATGAGCAGCATGTTGATCAATAATCACCATGCCATCTTCCGTCTGTGAAATAATATATCTCTTGTGGAGTTGAGCACAGGCTCTACCAAGCGGTAAATCCTTTTCAGTTAGTCCTACTTGATCAATTGTTGTCATATTAGACGAATGTAACTCTCCCTTTTGAGACAATAGAGATTCATTGACATCGTTCTTGGATCTTTGAAAAGAAGATGGTTGGTTCAGTGAAGCTGTTGAGGGCCTCCTTATTTGAGAAGAATGAGGTGTTTCTAATCCTGATTTAGAAAGAATAGAAAATAAACGATTCCCTCCTTCTGTGGAAGCGAGGTGTTTTGATTTGGATATTGCCTTTTTAAGCGCTCCGGTAATCAAGCGACGAATCAGACAAGGATCTCTAAAACGAACTTCCAACTTTGCTGGGTGAACGTTGACATCAATTTCGGATGGTGCAATCTTGATATAAAGTAAGACAACTGAGTGTCTATATCGAGGCAAACAATCCAAATAGGCGCTCTTGATGGCACCTTTTAGCTCTTTGTCGCGTATGGATCTTCCATTTACATAGATAAACTGATGAAGCGAGGTACCTCGGTTATATGTAGGCAATGCAGCGTATCCTGTTAGTAAAACACCTTCTCTTTCTTCCTGAATCACCATCATATTATGAGAAAACTCATCTCCTAACACCATGTTTAATCGACGTCTTAAGCTCTTCTCTCCCTTTTCAGCTTCGTATTCTGTGTGATTACGATCATTGACTGATAGGGTAAATCCGATGTTACGATATCCTAGCACAGACCTTTTCACTATCTCAGTCATCGAAATTGTTTCAGCACGGTCAGTCTTCAAAAACTTTAAGCGTGCAGGCGTTGAGTAGAAAAGATCACGAACTTCTACGAGTGTACCCTGATTCATTGCGACAGGCCGTATATGAGAAATTTCTCCTTGATCAACCGATATTTCCCAGCCATTTTCATCGAAAGCCCTTTTACTTTTGATCATTAGTTTGCTAACGGAGGCAATGGAGGGGAGCGCTTCTCCTCGAAATCCGAGAGTTTGGATATTTGTTAGATCATTCATCAGCTTTGATGTACAGTGACGCTGAATAGCAAGAGATAAGTCTCTTTTGTTCATCCCCTTACCATTGTCACGGATTTGTATCAGGGTTTTACCACCTGATGCTATGATGATAGCAATCTTATTGGCATATGCGTCGATCGCATTATCAAGCAATTCTCGCACCACACTGCTCGGTCTCTCAATGACCTCTCCTGCTGCAATCTGATTGATTATGTTTTTGCTTAATTGCTGAATGGGCATAATTGAGCGGGAAATCCAGGAAATAGATATATCTTAATAATATGTAGAATAAAGCCAGAAAGCCAGTATGAAGATTCTTCTCTGAAGAAATTCCCCACAGTTTTACCATTCTATTGAACGACTAAACGCCTAGATAGCATTCTTGTAATGAAGAATAAAACCAAAAATGCTCTCTTAGTTATCATTATATTTCATTCAGCATAGAACTGGAATCAGTAAAATATAAGATTTAAACTCCCTGTCACGCAGAGACGCTTTCTTAAAAAGACTTATGGCTAGTTTATCGATTTTAATTTAGACTATTCCTGTCTAAACAGTGAGAGAATGAAACGGCCAAATTATTTAGAATTTGAAAATAGGCTTCAGGGCCAGGAGGAACCTTGGTTCCGATAGGATCCAATTCTGTTATATGAACAGGCAAACTGTCTATGATCGTATCAAGAAGGTGATACTCAACCTGAGGTTCCGTGAAGGCACAACGAATTTTTTTTTCCTGTATTGCTTTTTGAAGAGATCGTATCTTTGAAGCTCCTGGTCTTACCATTGGATGGATGGTTGCTACAATTGGATCTGTCAAGCCAAAGTATCGTGTAAAATGGGAGTAAGCATCGTGGAAAACAAGAAAATTATGATCTTTAAACTTTGACATTTTTTTTGTGAGATCTCTTTCCAAGAGAGTTATTTTCACAATAATCTTTTTTGCATTTTTTCGATATAAATCCCCATTTTGGGGATCAATTTTGGATAGTTTTTCGGCTATTTTAGAAGCAATGATCTTTGCTTTTTGGGGAGATAACCATACGTGAGAATCACGATTTTTCGCATAGCTAGAGATAGTGTCAATTTTGGGGACATCATGATGTAGATTGGATGTGAACAGCCGTCCAATTTGGAAATTTACTGCTGTTCTGGATATAGACTGAACAGGAGATGCTAAAAACGATTCTAGCTCAGGGCCTATCCAAATAACCATATCCGCTTTCTGTAATTTTTGAGCCTGGGATGGCTTTAATGCGCTCTCATGGGGTGATCTTGATCGAGTGATCAGAAGATCAGGAACAGCGATATCGTCCATGATGTTGGCAACAAGAGAGTGGAGAGGTTTAAGAGAAACGACCACACGAGGTTCAGCTTCAGCTCCTGCAGATGCAAAGTTTGCTAAGCCAGAAATCGTCCCCCAAAATAATATAAACCATATCAAGCTGGCAACGTTTGAAAGAAAAGGCAACAAGGTTTCAGATACTCATATAATTATAATATTTACTTCCTAATTTGCTTGCATTAAAAAAAACAGACTTAGAGCAACAAAAGGATTTCGTCTTGAATTCTTTGGTAAAAAACGAGAACCATGATGTACTGGTTTCTCTTTGTGATGCTGGTGTTGTTTCTGGTCTACGTTGGCTTGTGCGTGATGTATCTTTTGATGTACGTCGTGGTGAAATTGTTACGATCATTGGTCCTAATGGTTCGGGTAAGTCAACAACAGCCAAGATGGCTCTTGGTATAGTTAAGCCTAATAGTGGAACTGTTCACCGAAAAAAAAATCTTAAGATAGGTTATGTTCCACAAAAATTATCTATAGATAGTACATTACCGCTACCGGTTCACCGATTAATGACTTTGACATCTCAACTCGATAAATCTTCGATGATAACTGCACTTCGATTGACAGGGATGTTTACACTCTTGAATTCAGATGTGAAATCCCTTTCAGGTGGTGAATTGCAAAGAGTATTGATCGCCAGGGCGATTGCGCTAAAACCTGATTTTCTGATGTTAGATGAACCTGCAAGAGGTTTAGATCTCACCGGTGCGCTATCACTCTATCAATTAGTCACTAAAATTCGAAACGAGCTGAACTGCGCAGTGCTTATTATCTCTCATGATCTTCACTTAGTGATGTCAGCGACCGATCAGGTTATTTGTCTCAACGGGCATGTGTGCTGTCAGGGTCCCCCTACGGCTGTTGTGGAGAATGAAGAATATCAAAAATTATTTGGGACATACAGGCCGGATCTGCTTTCAGTTTACGAACACGAACATGATCACGTGCATTTATCAGATGGTCGAGTTAAGCACAAAGATGGCTCGATAACACCTCATTTTCGTGATTTCTCCTTATCAGATAGGAAAATCAACAAAGAGGCTTCTGAGTTTTGTTGATCACCGCGCTCGATGATTTTTTCAC
Above is a genomic segment from Candidatus Endowatersipora endosymbiont of Watersipora subatra containing:
- a CDS encoding LptA/OstA family protein — its product is MVCPVSANAKNYTNLFESHEDPIQIESNELEFIDQDNKAIFRGNVKIKQGSNQMSTGEMIVIYLPNSKERQADIERLEFSNGFILNSDRNIVSGESGKYWFNSKDLFLEGNVILSQGKNVAKGCKLIANLNKKIGKLDNCGSRVTVSLHPPPQKTKFNQ
- the lptB gene encoding LPS export ABC transporter ATP-binding protein, yielding MIQSKIRNQKVKQHPRGVLIANNLIKAYKKRTVVNGVSLSVKCGESVGLLGPNGAGKTTCFYMMIGLVSPDSGSIMLDGYNLTFLPMYQRARLGIGFLPQEASIFRGLSVEDNIKAVLEVVEKKTERRREQLDSLLNEFKIDHLRKLPSIALSGGERRRLEIARALASRPAFILLDEPFAGIDPIAIRDIQDLVRYLTGRGIGVLITDHNVRETLGLTDQVYIITSGQVLTYGKPQDVVNNADVRRLYLGDQFLL
- a CDS encoding 5-(carboxyamino)imidazole ribonucleotide synthase — translated: MLFPLRPNSTIGIIGGGQLGRMLAESAAKMGFRTLILEPKADSPAFQLSNQNIQAAYDDITALSELAKKCDVVTYEFENLSLESAQFLERLVPLFPPSVALEKAQDRLLEKQFLEEKGALVAAYHAISSVDDLMAALADCGDGILKTRRLGYDGKGQKIVLNHISTDEAQSSLSDIGRGPYIFEKLINFDLEFSLIATRSYAGDVVFFDPAINYHENGILRRSVVPGNIHHISKNNAQELANNILRSLNYVGTIGIEFFAIEDNIMVNEFSPRVHNSGHWTREACNVSQFDQHIRAIVGLALGDGRRHHDCEMVNLIGDEGKDVANYFEKPNSFVTLYGKTESRKGRKMGHVTYLI
- the purE gene encoding 5-(carboxyamino)imidazole ribonucleotide mutase yields the protein MKKDVAVLMGSQSDWDIMRCSVSILDELDVSFSEHIISAHRTPDRMVAFAKSAETSGYKVIIAGAGGSAHLPGMIASMTVLPVLGVPLVSSTLSGIDSLHSIVQMPSGIPVGTLAIGKAGAENAGLFAASILALSDVFLANRLKQWRQDQTDSIAYLPIDG
- the ispG gene encoding flavodoxin-dependent (E)-4-hydroxy-3-methylbut-2-enyl-diphosphate synthase, whose product is MSAPLDRRKTVCVDVGGIKVGGQSPIIVQSMTNTDTADVDSTVAQIAELHRAGSEIVRITVDRNESAAAVPRIKEKLDRLGIDVPIVGDFHYIGHQLLAKHPACAEVLAKYRINPGNVGFKEKKDKQFEAIIKTALRYNKPVRIGVNWGSLDQVLLTRLMDKNALEKKPKPAHSVMREAIIQSAILSAQDAERIGLRHEKIILSAKVSEVQELIAVYTELSRRVDYALHLGLTEAGMGSKGIVASAAALSILLQQGIGDTIRISLTPQLGDDRTCEVKVAQELLQVMGFQTFFPIVAACPGCGRTTSTFFQTLATSIQNRLRESMPVWKKQYPGVANLKVAVMGCIVNGPGESQHADIGISLPGRGENPKAPVFIDGKKKLILHGNFIAEEFQILVHQYIETRFGSASKILEDPFKG
- the rpmI gene encoding 50S ribosomal protein L35, producing MPKMKTKASVKKRFKLTATGKVKVAAAGKRHMMIKRSKRFLRNARGMMILSDSDSRIVKKFIH
- the rplT gene encoding 50S ribosomal protein L20, translated to MARVKRGVNAHARHKKVLKKAKGYYGARRTQIRSAKQAVEKAQQYSYRDRKARKRSFRTLWTQRINAAVRQHSLTYSRFVDGLIKSGIRIDRKNLSDMAINQPESFAVIVTHAKKSLQSLARIGTVISRE
- the pheS gene encoding phenylalanine--tRNA ligase subunit alpha — encoded protein: MDELKKLELETIASITAAEDEHTLESIRVATLGRKGSVSHLMKILGQITMKERQVIGPALNRLKSCISHAILDRKETLKRSSIKVRLPREVVDVTLPVRPDPFDRGHLHPVTQVTDEIISIFSDMDFAVLEGPEIETDYYNFTALNFPHDHPAREMHDTFFFSEDENGERKLLRTHTSPMLIRAMETKKIPIRVVIPGKTYRQDLDTTHSPMFHQLEGLVIEKNTNIAHLKWVLQEFCRSFFDGSELNMRFRPSFFPFTEPSLEVDIQCDHSDSEVKVGEGGDWMEIIGCGMVHPNVLCSGGLDPDIYQGFAWGLGIDRITMLKYGMPDLRSFFEGDQRWINHYGFKPLHIPIL